A single window of Candidatus Limnocylindrales bacterium DNA harbors:
- the tolR gene encoding protein TolR has product MGGGDDYEGGTVANINVTPLVDVMLVLLVIFMVTAPIIQQGVDVQLPQAGGTQLEGDDVALVVSVTADGKTWLNDTQMDPARLTTTVSAIVKEKAHQVVYVRGDKGADYGKIVQVISALKGAGVDKLGLITEPGAR; this is encoded by the coding sequence ATGGGTGGCGGCGACGATTACGAAGGCGGGACGGTAGCGAACATCAACGTCACGCCGCTCGTCGACGTGATGCTGGTGCTGCTGGTGATCTTCATGGTCACCGCCCCGATCATCCAGCAGGGCGTGGATGTGCAGCTTCCCCAGGCTGGCGGCACGCAGCTCGAGGGCGACGACGTCGCCCTGGTCGTCTCGGTCACGGCGGACGGCAAGACCTGGCTCAACGACACGCAGATGGACCCTGCCAGACTTACGACCACCGTCTCGGCGATCGTGAAGGAGAAAGCACATCAGGTCGTCTACGTGCGCGGTGACAAGGGCGCCGATTACGGGAAGATCGTGCAGGTCATCTCCGCATTGAAAGGAGCGGGCGTCGACAAGCTCGGCCTGATCACCGAGCCCGGGGCACGCTGA